In Scyliorhinus canicula chromosome 8, sScyCan1.1, whole genome shotgun sequence, one DNA window encodes the following:
- the LOC119970260 gene encoding 60S ribosomal protein L29-like, protein MAKSKNHTNHNQPSKWHRTGIKKPKSYWFEPLKGDDPKFLRNMRFAKKHNKKRSAKAQSKK, encoded by the coding sequence ATGGCCAAGTCCAAGAATCACACCAACCACAATCAGCCCAGCAAGTGGCACAGGACAGGGATCAAAAAGCCCAAGTCTTATTGGTTTGAACCCCTGAAAGGAGATGATCCCAAGTTCCTGAGAAACATGCGGTTTGCCAAAAAACACAACAAAAAAAGATCAGCTAAGGCTCAAAGCAAAAAATAA